In Acinonyx jubatus isolate Ajub_Pintada_27869175 chromosome B3, VMU_Ajub_asm_v1.0, whole genome shotgun sequence, a genomic segment contains:
- the LOC128316206 gene encoding olfactory receptor 4F3/4F16/4F29-like: MDRANHSVVSEFVFLGLTDSWEIQLLLFVFSSTFYVASMMGNSLIMLTVISDPHLHSPMYFLLANLSFIDLGVSCVISPKMIYDLFRKHKVISFGGCITQIFFIHVIGGVEMVLLIAMAFDRYVAICKPLHYLTIMNRKMCILLSVAAWVIGLTHSVIQLVFVISLPFCGPNVLDSFYCDFPRFIRLACTDPYRLEFMVIANSGFISLGSFFILIVSYISILISVRKHSSAGTSKALSTLSTHVMVVILFFGPCIFVYIWPHPTSHLDKYLVVFDAVLTPFFNSVIYTFRNNEMKVAMRKMCSRFIIYRRIS, from the coding sequence ATGGATAGAGCAAATCACTCTGTGGTGTCAGAGTTTGTGTTCCTGGGACTCACCGATTCCTGGGAGATCCAACTTCTCCTCTTTGTGTTCTCCTCTACGTTTTATGTGGCAAGCATGATGGGAAACTCCCTCATCATGCTCACTGTGATTTCTGACCCTCACTTACACTCCCCCATGTACTTTCTGTTGGCCAACCTCTCCTTCATTGACCTGGGAGTTTCTTGTGTCATTTCTCCGAAGATGATTTATGACCTTTTCAGAAAGCATAAGGTCATCTCCTTTGGTGGCTGCATCACTCAAATCTTCTTCATCCACGTCATTGGTGGCGTGGAGATGGTGCTGCTCATCGCCATGGCCTTTGACAGATATGTTGCCATATGCAAGCCTCTGCACTATTTGACTATTATGAAccgaaaaatgtgtattttgctttcAGTTGCTGCCTGGGTAATTGGCTTGACCCACTCTGTGATTCAACTGGTTTTTGTAATATCATTGCCATTCTGTGGCCCTAATGTGTTAGACAGCTTTTATTGTGACTTTCCTCGGTTCATCAGACTTGCCTGCACAGACCCCTACCGTCTAGAGTTCATGGTCATAGCCAACAGTGGGTTCATATCTCTGGGATCATTCTTCATATTGATTGTCTCCTACATTTCTATCCTGATCTCTGTTCGGAAACACTCTTCAGCAGGCACATCTAAGGCCCTCTCCACTTTGTCAACTCATGTCATGGTGGTGATTTTGTTCTTTGGCCCGTGCATCTTCGTTTATATCTGGCCTCACCCCACCTCACACCTGGACAAATATCTTGTTGTCTTTGATGCAGTTCTCACTCCTTTTTTTAACTCAGTCATCTATACATTCAGGAACAACGAGATGAAAGTGGCAATGAGGAAAATGTGTAGTCGGTTTATTATTTATAGAAGGATTTCTTAA